The DNA region CATTGTATGCAACTGTATCAGAGCCAACAATGCAGAAATCAACATTTAATGATAATTCATATATTGATGCATCATGGAGTAAAACCACATCGATGCCATTTTTAACAAGCAGCGATGCGAAATCAATGCCTTCGCGCTCAGGCATGCTTTCAAGAATATATACCCTTTTTATTTTTTCCCTGTTTGAAATAAATGCCTTTAATACCTGTGATGAAAAACTTATTGTGCCTATAACAGAATCATTAAACAATGGTTTTGCATGCTCTATGGCCATTTTATCGTGTTTTTCTATGCCTTCCTTTAAATTCTTTTTCCTGCCGGAAATAATGCTATCGCAAACGTAATTTATTAAGCCTATGCCAAAATAGTATTTTTTTAGATCTTTAATAATATTTTCATCTATATCATTATGACTAAAAAAATCAATAATTTTGAAGGCAACTGCCGTTC from Picrophilus oshimae DSM 9789 includes:
- a CDS encoding translation initiation factor eIF-2B alpha/beta/delta subunit family protein, translated to MNVKDLYDNKASGTAVAFKIIDFFSHNDIDENIIKDLKKYYFGIGLINYVCDSIISGRKKNLKEGIEKHDKMAIEHAKPLFNDSVIGTISFSSQVLKAFISNREKIKRVYILESMPEREGIDFASLLVKNGIDVVLLHDASIYELSLNVDFCIVGSDTVAYNGGLIHKNGTYPMALSMKYFKKPFYSITISEKINRNFLESSYKNIKNHDWNIDIPYINRFFDYTPPDLIDYYINENGFVKPSDVNI